CACGGCCGCGGCCGGCTGGCGGCGCCGGGCCCGCGCGGCGGCCCGGACCGGGTGGCGGGTCGCGAGGGTGACCGTCGTGCCCTCCCTCGACCGCCGCGGGCGCATGCCGGAGGTCCGGGTGCACTACCGCGACGGCAGCGGGATCGTGCTGCGCTGCGCGCGGTCGACGCACGGCCCCGGCGCCCTGGCCGGCCAGGAGGGCCGCCGCGCGTGGATCGGCGGCTGGGGACGGCAGATGGTCGTGCTGTTCCCGTTCGGCCCGGTCGCCCCCGGTCCGTACGCCGTGCCCGCGTACGCGATCGGGATGCGCACTCAGCCGATGTCGCCGGTGAGGTAGCGCTGCAGGGTCGGCGCCACCGCCCGCACGAGGACCTCGACCTCTTCGGTGACGAACGGCTCGAACTTGGCCACGTACCGGATCATGCCCATGCCCACCATCTGGGACGCGCAGAGCGTCATGCGCAGCGAGACGTCGTCCGAGCCGATCGACGAGATCAGCGCGGTGAAGAACTTCTGGAAGAAGTCGCGCAGCACGTGGCCGGCCTGCTCGTGGCCGGTGACGCTGCGGATGAGCGCCACGAACACCCCGCCGCCTGCGCCGTCCCAGCGGGTGATGAAGGTGCGGACGATCCGTTCGCCGAGTTCGTCGTCCGGGCCGTCGCGGAGGATCGCCAGCAGCTCGAGCGGGTCGAACGGGAGCTTGAGCACCGCCTGGGCGAAGAGGCCTTCCTTGCCGCCGAACCAGTGGTTGACCATGGCCGCGTCGACGCCCGCGCGGGTGGCGATCGCGCGCACGGTCGCCCCGTCGTAGCCGTTCTCCGCGAACACGGCCCGCGCGGCTTCGATCAGCGCCGTTCGGGTGTCCTGGCCGGCGGGGCGCCGTCCGCGGCGTCGCGAAGTAGGCTCGGTGGTGCTCACATCCCCATCATGACTCACGTCCACCCTGAATTCAACATCCATTGAATTCAGGGTCTGGCAAAACCCCTCCGGGGGGTGCAGCACAATGAGGGTCATGGTCAGCACCTCGAGCAGCAAGTCCGGTCCCGGCTCGGTCAGCCCGTCCCGTGCGGACTTCCGCGCCCTCGCCGAGAGCCGCCGCGTCATCCCGGTCGTGCGCCGGGTCCTCGCCGACGGCGAGACGCCGATCGGGGTGTACCGCAAGCTCGCCGCCGACCGGCCGGGCACGTTCCTGTTCGAGTCCGCGGAGAACGGCGCCTCCTGGACGCGCTGGTCGTTCATCGGCGTCCGCAGCCCGGCCGCGCTCACCGTCCGCGCCGGGAAGGCGGTCTGGACCGGCACCCCGCCGGTCGGCCTGCCGTCGGAGGGCAACCCGCTCACCGTGCTGCGGGAGACGATCGAGGCGCTGCACACCGAGTCGCTGCCCGGGCTGCCGCCGCTGACCGGCGGCATGGTCGGCTACATCGGCTACGACTCCGTGCGCTGGCTGGAAAAGCTGCCGGAGCTGGCCGAGCGCGACCTCGACATCCCCGAGCTGACGATGCTCCTGGCCACCGACCTCGCGGCGTTCGACCACCACGAGGGCATGGTCACGCTCATCGCGAACGCCGTCAACTGGGACGACTCGCCCGAGCGCGT
This genomic window from Amycolatopsis mongoliensis contains:
- a CDS encoding TetR/AcrR family transcriptional regulator, which encodes MSTTEPTSRRRGRRPAGQDTRTALIEAARAVFAENGYDGATVRAIATRAGVDAAMVNHWFGGKEGLFAQAVLKLPFDPLELLAILRDGPDDELGERIVRTFITRWDGAGGGVFVALIRSVTGHEQAGHVLRDFFQKFFTALISSIGSDDVSLRMTLCASQMVGMGMIRYVAKFEPFVTEEVEVLVRAVAPTLQRYLTGDIG